One region of Mycolicibacterium insubricum genomic DNA includes:
- a CDS encoding precorrin-8X methylmutase, translating to MLDYIRDGTEIYRQSFAAIRSEADLSAFPGDVAAVVVRMIHTCGQVDLPEHIAFTPGVVERARAALAVGAPVLCDSSMVAAGITRPRLPADNEVIALVADPRAPERAAATGNTRSAAGVELFADRLAGAVVAIGNAPTALFRLLELLDEGAPVPAAVLGGPVGFVGSAQSKEELIRDPRGMDYLVVTGRRGGSAMAAAAVNAIASTSESTVSAGRRGGTE from the coding sequence GTGCTCGACTACATACGCGACGGTACCGAGATCTACCGGCAGTCGTTCGCCGCGATCCGGTCCGAGGCCGACCTGTCGGCGTTTCCCGGCGACGTGGCGGCGGTCGTCGTTCGGATGATCCACACCTGCGGGCAGGTGGATCTGCCCGAGCACATCGCGTTCACCCCGGGAGTCGTCGAGCGGGCTCGCGCCGCACTGGCCGTCGGGGCGCCGGTGCTCTGCGATTCGTCGATGGTGGCGGCCGGGATCACCCGCCCGCGGCTGCCGGCCGACAACGAGGTGATCGCCCTGGTGGCCGATCCGCGGGCGCCGGAGCGGGCCGCCGCGACCGGCAACACCCGCTCGGCCGCCGGGGTGGAGTTGTTCGCCGATCGCCTCGCCGGCGCGGTGGTGGCGATCGGCAATGCGCCCACCGCACTGTTCCGGCTGCTGGAGTTGCTCGACGAGGGCGCTCCGGTGCCCGCCGCGGTGCTGGGCGGCCCGGTCGGGTTCGTCGGATCGGCCCAGTCCAAGGAGGAGCTGATCCGCGATCCGCGTGGCATGGACTACCTGGTGGTGACCGGCCGCCGGGGTGGCAGCGCGATGGCCGCCGCGGCGGTCAACGCGATCGCCAGCACCAGCGAGTCGACCGTGTCGGCCGGGCGGCGAGGTGGCACCGAATGA
- a CDS encoding ESX secretion-associated protein EspG: MLTTTIDGLWVLQVLTGIEVLGPELGLRPHLPRAETRESALGLPIAEELRRCGLIDDAGRVDPPVAEWLTVAERRDIALVVNVVTPAPGPPARVLLARFAQWWVVLERCDDLVRIGPAGTSTTLLGATALIGEQIDRLCGRAEPAPLKPVTLPAEAVAGVRDTTAMRALLRSQGLDGEQIRLLSLAGDPEKSAQAGVVAVQSGVDGGARAVVEAGAVTVLDTPEGRIVAEVVVRAGRRWLIAGPGTSRAIMAAVGAMLGRLPAESDWYSYRKVV, translated from the coding sequence GTGCTGACCACCACCATCGACGGCCTGTGGGTACTTCAGGTACTCACCGGCATTGAGGTGCTCGGCCCCGAACTGGGCCTGCGCCCGCATCTTCCGCGCGCCGAAACCCGGGAATCCGCGCTGGGGCTGCCGATCGCCGAGGAGCTGCGCCGCTGCGGCTTGATCGACGACGCCGGGAGGGTGGACCCGCCGGTGGCGGAATGGCTGACCGTGGCGGAACGCCGCGATATCGCCCTGGTGGTCAACGTGGTAACCCCCGCGCCGGGACCGCCCGCGCGGGTGCTGCTGGCCCGGTTCGCCCAGTGGTGGGTGGTGTTGGAACGCTGCGACGACCTTGTGCGGATCGGACCGGCCGGCACCTCGACCACCCTGCTCGGTGCGACCGCGCTGATCGGCGAGCAAATCGACCGGCTGTGCGGACGCGCCGAACCGGCCCCGCTGAAACCGGTGACGCTGCCCGCCGAAGCGGTGGCCGGCGTGCGTGACACGACGGCGATGCGGGCCCTGCTGAGATCGCAAGGTCTCGACGGTGAACAGATCCGGCTGCTCTCGCTGGCCGGTGACCCGGAGAAGTCCGCCCAGGCGGGGGTGGTCGCCGTGCAGTCCGGTGTCGACGGCGGGGCGCGAGCGGTGGTGGAAGCGGGTGCGGTCACCGTGCTCGACACCCCCGAGGGCCGGATCGTCGCGGAGGTCGTCGTTCGCGCGGGCCGGCGGTGGCTGATCGCGGGCCCGGGCACCTCCCGGGCGATCATGGCCGCGGTGGGCGCGATGCTGGGCCGGTTGCCGGCCGAATCGGATTGGTATTCCTACCGGAAGGTGGTGTGA
- a CDS encoding YiaA/YiaB family inner membrane protein: METPQPLLRTTYAYFVQSAIAFGVSFGALAIGVTFLPISVWQRGFLAVCGLFLVTSCFNLAKVIRDQHEAQLIRNRVDEARIEQMYVDHNPLKGVG, encoded by the coding sequence ATGGAAACACCACAACCGCTGCTCCGTACCACCTACGCCTACTTCGTCCAGTCCGCGATCGCCTTCGGGGTGTCGTTCGGCGCCCTGGCGATCGGCGTCACCTTTCTACCGATCTCGGTCTGGCAGCGCGGCTTCCTCGCCGTCTGCGGGCTCTTCCTGGTGACGAGTTGCTTCAACCTGGCGAAGGTCATCCGCGACCAGCACGAGGCACAACTGATCCGCAACCGGGTCGACGAGGCGCGCATCGAGCAGATGTACGTCGACCACAATCCGCTCAAGGGCGTCGGCTGA
- a CDS encoding WXG100 family type VII secretion target — translation MDKITYALPTILDAAGQTVQHGVGLADISGDVEAKTNALVADFQGIGADGFFLHQQELLRALKHLAETVGNHGGAVQTVCDSAAITDQTVANFFG, via the coding sequence ATGGACAAGATCACCTACGCGCTGCCGACCATCCTGGACGCGGCGGGGCAGACGGTGCAGCACGGCGTCGGACTGGCCGACATCAGCGGTGACGTCGAAGCCAAGACCAACGCCCTGGTCGCCGATTTCCAGGGCATCGGCGCCGACGGTTTCTTCCTACACCAGCAGGAGCTGCTGCGCGCGCTCAAACACCTCGCCGAGACGGTCGGCAACCACGGCGGTGCCGTGCAGACCGTGTGCGACAGCGCCGCCATCACCGATCAGACCGTCGCCAATTTCTTCGGCTGA
- a CDS encoding precorrin-2 C(20)-methyltransferase has protein sequence MSPGILYGVGLGPGDPELVTVKAARVIGAADVVAYHSARHGKSIARRIAEPYLRAGQTEEHLVYPVTTETVDHPGGYAGAMEDFYAEAAARIAAHLEAGRDVALLAEGDPLFYSSYMHMHSRLTERFSAVIVPGVTAVSAASAAVATPLVTGEEILTVLPGTLGGAELTRRLADTDAAVVMKLGRSFPKVRRALEDSGRIGDAYYVERASTQDQQVAPADQVDADTVPYFSLVLVPGGRPVDHAGSGAVVVVGLGPGDPEWLTPQSRRELAAATDLIGYGPYLDRVAPRAGQVRHPSDNTDEPERARLACRLAAEGRRVAVVSSGDPGVFAMATAVLEEAVNHPGVDVRVIPAMTAANAVASRAGAPLGHDYAVISLSDRLKPWDVIEARLRAAAAADLVLAIYNPASKSRTWQVAAMRDLLLEHRDPSTPVVLGRDVGGAGERVRVVTLGELDPGEVDMRTLLIIGSSQTVRDGDRVFTPRRYPGAVE, from the coding sequence ATGAGCCCGGGCATCCTCTACGGGGTGGGCCTGGGGCCCGGGGACCCGGAGCTGGTGACGGTCAAGGCAGCCCGGGTGATCGGCGCGGCCGACGTGGTGGCGTATCACAGTGCCCGGCACGGGAAGTCGATCGCGCGCCGGATCGCCGAACCCTACCTGCGTGCCGGCCAGACCGAGGAGCACCTGGTGTACCCGGTCACCACCGAGACCGTCGACCATCCCGGCGGTTACGCCGGGGCCATGGAGGACTTCTACGCCGAGGCCGCCGCGCGCATCGCCGCGCATCTGGAGGCCGGCCGGGATGTGGCGCTGCTGGCCGAGGGCGATCCGCTGTTCTACAGCAGCTACATGCACATGCACTCCCGGCTGACCGAGCGGTTCTCCGCGGTGATCGTCCCCGGGGTGACCGCGGTGAGCGCGGCTTCGGCGGCGGTGGCCACCCCGCTGGTGACCGGCGAGGAGATCCTGACCGTGCTGCCGGGCACCCTCGGTGGCGCCGAGTTGACCCGGCGGCTGGCCGACACCGACGCCGCGGTGGTGATGAAGCTGGGCCGCTCGTTCCCGAAAGTGCGCCGCGCCCTGGAGGATTCCGGCCGTATCGGCGACGCCTACTACGTCGAGCGGGCCAGCACGCAGGATCAGCAGGTGGCACCGGCGGATCAGGTCGACGCCGACACGGTGCCGTATTTCTCACTCGTTCTGGTGCCCGGTGGCCGCCCGGTCGACCACGCAGGGTCCGGCGCGGTGGTGGTCGTGGGCCTGGGTCCCGGAGATCCGGAGTGGCTGACCCCGCAGAGCCGCCGGGAACTCGCCGCGGCGACGGACCTGATCGGCTACGGGCCCTACCTGGACCGGGTGGCACCGCGGGCCGGTCAGGTCCGGCACCCGTCGGACAACACCGATGAGCCGGAACGGGCCCGGCTGGCCTGCCGGCTGGCCGCCGAGGGACGACGGGTCGCCGTGGTGTCCTCCGGGGATCCCGGGGTGTTCGCGATGGCGACCGCCGTGTTGGAGGAGGCGGTGAACCACCCCGGCGTGGACGTGCGGGTGATCCCGGCGATGACGGCCGCCAATGCCGTCGCGAGCCGGGCCGGGGCGCCACTGGGGCACGACTACGCCGTCATCTCGCTGTCCGACCGGCTCAAGCCGTGGGACGTCATCGAGGCACGGCTGCGGGCGGCGGCCGCCGCCGATCTGGTGCTGGCGATCTACAACCCGGCATCGAAGTCGCGGACCTGGCAGGTGGCGGCGATGCGGGATCTGCTGTTGGAGCACCGGGACCCGTCGACGCCGGTGGTGCTGGGCCGCGATGTCGGCGGTGCGGGCGAACGGGTGCGGGTGGTGACGCTCGGCGAGCTGGACCCCGGGGAGGTGGATATGCGGACACTGCTGATCATCGGCTCGTCGCAGACCGTCCGCGACGGAGACCGGGTGTTCACCCCGCGACGGTATCCGGGAGCAGTTGAGTAG
- a CDS encoding PPE domain-containing protein encodes MTDFWAARPPEVNDFILRAGAGVGTTAAAAVGYAMELAGCETAAGVSMGNAAALAPEFVGVAGIGSQLTQTMLNTTLHLLSAWLMEKPPVFATAINAYLTATSTMIPAALCEGNRVQWEALCAANIPALGMLTPQIIEKDVEYFGGMWPNNAGVGTGYSAALMALIPALAVPPPITAMGASPAAPAEAGAAVAEATATGAAGTAMQASKAAAGLAGEAAGGPAQGMDSVIGQVSGVTQQVGQVGSQLMQTVTGIPMQLGQTAFGAFQALPGMFGSFGRGETALAPELADEAVPRTAEPVRATGGVPVSAGLGPTAGSGPARGAAVGLTSYTRPSSNFAPESGGRPTGWRTAGALNAAEARVATGGAAMPMAPGMLGRVGAGSGRAEDISRVKVVAGSPATRD; translated from the coding sequence ATGACCGACTTCTGGGCGGCCCGCCCACCGGAGGTGAACGACTTCATCCTCCGGGCAGGCGCCGGAGTCGGCACCACCGCGGCCGCGGCCGTGGGTTACGCCATGGAACTCGCCGGCTGCGAAACCGCCGCCGGAGTGTCGATGGGCAACGCGGCGGCATTGGCACCGGAGTTCGTCGGCGTCGCCGGAATCGGGTCGCAGCTGACCCAGACGATGCTCAACACCACCTTGCACCTGCTCTCGGCGTGGTTGATGGAGAAACCGCCGGTGTTCGCCACCGCCATCAACGCCTACCTGACGGCCACCTCGACGATGATCCCGGCGGCGCTGTGCGAGGGAAACCGCGTCCAATGGGAAGCGTTGTGCGCAGCCAATATTCCTGCACTGGGAATGCTGACACCGCAGATCATCGAAAAGGACGTGGAGTACTTCGGGGGCATGTGGCCCAACAACGCCGGGGTGGGAACCGGGTACTCGGCCGCCCTGATGGCGCTGATCCCGGCGCTGGCCGTCCCGCCGCCGATCACGGCGATGGGCGCTTCCCCGGCGGCGCCGGCGGAGGCCGGTGCCGCGGTCGCCGAGGCGACCGCGACGGGCGCCGCCGGTACCGCCATGCAGGCGTCGAAGGCGGCCGCGGGCCTGGCCGGGGAGGCCGCGGGTGGTCCGGCCCAGGGGATGGACTCGGTGATCGGGCAGGTCTCCGGCGTCACCCAGCAGGTCGGCCAGGTGGGCTCGCAGCTGATGCAAACCGTCACCGGAATACCGATGCAACTGGGGCAGACCGCCTTCGGTGCGTTCCAGGCGCTGCCCGGGATGTTCGGATCGTTCGGGCGAGGGGAAACCGCGTTGGCCCCGGAGTTGGCCGACGAGGCGGTGCCGCGGACGGCCGAACCGGTTCGCGCCACGGGCGGGGTCCCGGTGTCCGCCGGCCTGGGCCCGACCGCCGGTTCCGGCCCGGCCCGCGGCGCGGCCGTCGGGCTGACCAGCTACACCCGGCCGTCGTCGAACTTCGCCCCGGAATCGGGCGGCCGGCCGACCGGGTGGCGCACCGCCGGGGCACTCAACGCCGCCGAGGCGCGGGTCGCCACCGGCGGTGCCGCCATGCCGATGGCGCCGGGAATGTTGGGCCGGGTCGGGGCGGGATCCGGCAGGGCAGAAGACATCAGCCGAGTGAAGGTGGTCGCCGGTTCGCCGGCGACCCGGGACTGA
- a CDS encoding PE domain-containing protein, whose product MGEPLLNVSPEGVGLSAAVEAAITAELGAVTAGGAATLISVLPMGADPVSAAFAAACNATGASYLGAAAEHTAQRGLFAGAQGLAGVTFETTESLRRLATSVGSVLG is encoded by the coding sequence ATGGGCGAGCCACTTCTCAACGTCTCACCGGAAGGTGTCGGCCTGTCGGCCGCGGTCGAAGCGGCCATCACCGCGGAACTCGGAGCAGTCACCGCCGGCGGCGCCGCGACGCTGATCAGCGTCCTGCCGATGGGCGCCGATCCAGTCTCGGCGGCCTTCGCCGCTGCCTGCAACGCCACCGGTGCCTCCTATCTCGGCGCGGCCGCTGAACACACGGCCCAGCGAGGTCTGTTCGCCGGTGCCCAAGGGCTGGCCGGAGTGACCTTCGAGACGACCGAGTCGCTGCGACGGCTGGCGACCAGCGTGGGCTCCGTCCTCGGCTGA
- a CDS encoding oxygenase MpaB family protein — MELTVDPAHQRLRDRVKQVTGFDLLPSDEVAAAFLAGHTAGDPVAERFVAQTYHGEMGPDRARELLDEALAVGIDNVADAPDSMRELFAEFETIPDWVDPELLEEGAAVWRRWGYSLGAVGNAGTMDTYTEGSLAIPLSLSGGYAGKSALHRYLETTRWWLEVCQPGAVLTPGSKAREVSLKVRVMHVSVRARVAEHPEWDAEVHGLPISQSEMMLTLLGGSVGPAFGLFALGFLTSPAEMRAVLHFNRYLGHLVGCRVDEMYPETVADGLRLLYYFDATRKHDSGPLGPELVEAFVPSFTPPAGARTSDRLRARFHLQLQAGYTRLFMLPWNRRHYALPSGLPGAGLLVGRAPLIAAVELARRFSPELDRHWQESSMRRWQRWHAWYLGQEEERFDAGRELRR; from the coding sequence GTGGAGTTGACCGTTGACCCAGCGCACCAGCGGCTGCGTGACCGCGTCAAGCAGGTGACGGGTTTCGACCTGCTGCCCTCTGACGAGGTGGCCGCAGCGTTTCTCGCCGGCCACACCGCCGGCGACCCCGTCGCCGAACGATTCGTCGCACAGACCTACCACGGCGAGATGGGACCCGACCGGGCCCGCGAGCTGCTCGACGAGGCGCTGGCGGTCGGCATCGACAACGTGGCCGACGCCCCGGACTCCATGCGCGAGCTGTTCGCCGAATTCGAAACCATCCCGGACTGGGTCGACCCCGAGCTGCTCGAGGAAGGCGCGGCGGTGTGGCGGCGCTGGGGCTACAGCCTCGGCGCGGTCGGCAATGCCGGGACCATGGACACCTACACCGAGGGATCCCTGGCGATCCCGCTGTCGCTGTCGGGCGGCTATGCGGGCAAGAGCGCGCTGCACCGCTATCTGGAGACCACCCGCTGGTGGCTGGAGGTCTGCCAACCCGGCGCCGTGCTGACGCCCGGGTCCAAGGCCCGCGAGGTATCGCTGAAGGTCCGGGTCATGCACGTCTCGGTGCGCGCCCGGGTGGCCGAACACCCGGAGTGGGACGCCGAGGTCCACGGCCTGCCGATCAGTCAGTCCGAGATGATGCTGACCCTGCTCGGCGGCAGCGTCGGGCCGGCCTTCGGACTGTTCGCACTGGGATTCTTGACCTCGCCGGCCGAGATGCGGGCGGTACTGCACTTCAACCGGTACCTCGGGCACCTGGTCGGCTGCCGGGTCGACGAGATGTACCCCGAGACCGTCGCCGACGGGCTGCGGCTGCTGTATTACTTCGACGCCACCCGCAAGCACGACTCCGGACCGCTGGGACCGGAGTTGGTCGAGGCGTTCGTCCCGTCCTTCACCCCGCCGGCGGGTGCCCGCACCTCCGACCGGCTGCGGGCACGGTTTCACCTGCAGTTGCAGGCCGGCTACACGCGCCTGTTCATGCTGCCGTGGAACCGGCGGCACTACGCACTACCCAGCGGCCTGCCCGGGGCGGGGCTGCTCGTCGGCCGCGCACCGCTGATCGCCGCCGTTGAGCTCGCCCGGCGGTTCTCCCCGGAGCTGGACCGGCACTGGCAGGAATCCTCGATGCGACGCTGGCAGCGTTGGCACGCTTGGTATCTCGGCCAGGAAGAGGAGCGTTTCGACGCCGGCCGGGAGCTTCGGCGCTGA